The Gloeomargarita lithophora Alchichica-D10 genomic sequence TTAAAGGCGATATTTTCTACCCATACCACTACTCCGACCACCAGGGCGATGGTGGCAACGATAAATAAACCCAACAATCCTTCCCGTTGGCGGCGTGATGGTTTAGTGGCGGTGGTCATGGTAAGCACATCCTCAAGTTTGCTTTTAGTATAGCGACACGGGCTTCATGGGACGGTAAGGAATGGGCTGGCTTGCCGCTCAGGTTACTAACCAAGGTCAGGACTAATACTTTAATATATTATGCAAAGGGTACGATTAAAGTAAATTTTGGTGAGAGATAGGTACATGACCTGGCAAGAATTGCAACACCAAATACTACAGTTGTCCCTCACTGAGCGATGGCATTTAATCCAGTCATTACTGAGTTCTATTCAACGGGAAACCCAAACTTTTTCTGCGCCCAATGAAAATATAAATCATGGACACGACCTGAATCCTTGGACACAACGTTTAATAGGGGTTATTAAGTTAAACGAAGAAACCGCACTGGCATCCTACGCAGATTATTTGGAGCAAAAATACCGTTGAGACGCATACTTTTTGACAGTGATATACTGCTTGATGTACTGGCGGAACGGCAACCTTTTATGACCCACTCGGCTCAAGCCCTTGATCAAGCGACCCAGCCCCACATTCGAGGCTATATTGCCGGTCATGCGGTAACTAACATTTTCTACATTTTGCGCCGCCATGTCGGTCACAACACTGCTCGGAAAATGATTTCTCAGTTACTCCTATATCTTCGGGTTGCTGACGTGACCGAGGC encodes the following:
- a CDS encoding PIN domain-containing protein gives rise to the protein MRRILFDSDILLDVLAERQPFMTHSAQALDQATQPHIRGYIAGHAVTNIFYILRRHVGHNTARKMISQLLLYLRVADVTEAVIRVALDSPMQDFEDAVTSAAAHAIGTERIISRNIADFSVSLVPAVAPIEFLAMLSQ